In the genome of Candidatus Nitrosotenuis sp. DW1, one region contains:
- a CDS encoding peptidase codes for MMFPKLLAFSILLTFALSSQFAYAQHHGGEQAPPVSFGDKQVTVSAALEPADYTPGKGTANLKIRFFDSNTNTNIERVTYRVGIYYDGQLVANQMFFDKDGELDLTVKPRSECGEKEPWRCTKYEGEKDLIVPNALTSSGNNPPIITGPVFDKSGTYQLKVAIIGATNPKTQTAQDINFETNINIAQEQKFSLKTAKGETPVTVKAFQDPLSSLQFSEQTNSISFAMPFHWEHAEHTQLVRNQIEIPKSFAPYQNVNGFKGTLNGIPLFPKDIQFDPYSSKNTNIIHFLVTGEELQIISDKQKVDSHSMLVEIIPESPNAIKSSDLKFVNGYKATISYDTRYGASKDVSFTFAFFDPSGNLAKDIRYAYSVKDSSGKEFVVNTGGNPNLLGINVPSGVDSRLITIPSKGAYTLQLILTGSGFLDFDQFVLASMQFDVSETKAETASVPTTQPSQTMIPNWIRSNAKWWADGTIGDSDFVSGIQYLINQGILKIPQTSSGPASDTNQIPSWVKNNAKWWADGTIGDSDFVSGIQYLIKQGIIRV; via the coding sequence ATGATGTTCCCAAAACTCCTTGCATTTTCCATATTGCTGACATTTGCACTTTCATCTCAATTTGCGTATGCACAACACCATGGTGGAGAGCAAGCCCCGCCGGTAAGCTTTGGTGATAAACAGGTTACAGTAAGTGCTGCGCTTGAGCCTGCCGATTATACTCCAGGAAAAGGCACCGCAAACCTGAAAATCCGATTCTTTGACAGTAATACCAATACAAACATTGAGAGAGTAACATATCGAGTCGGAATCTATTACGACGGTCAACTAGTCGCAAATCAAATGTTCTTTGACAAAGACGGCGAGCTCGACTTGACTGTCAAGCCAAGATCCGAATGCGGGGAAAAGGAACCTTGGCGATGCACAAAATATGAGGGGGAAAAAGATCTAATTGTCCCAAACGCGCTGACCTCATCGGGAAACAATCCACCAATAATCACAGGGCCAGTATTTGACAAAAGTGGAACATACCAGCTCAAAGTTGCTATTATTGGCGCAACAAACCCAAAAACACAAACTGCACAAGACATTAACTTTGAGACAAACATCAACATAGCTCAGGAGCAAAAATTCTCACTAAAAACGGCAAAAGGCGAAACCCCTGTAACGGTAAAAGCGTTCCAAGACCCGTTATCTAGCTTGCAATTTAGCGAACAGACAAACTCGATATCATTTGCAATGCCATTTCACTGGGAGCATGCAGAACACACACAACTTGTAAGAAACCAGATTGAAATTCCAAAAAGCTTTGCCCCGTATCAGAACGTGAATGGCTTTAAGGGAACACTGAATGGAATTCCACTCTTTCCAAAAGACATACAGTTTGATCCATACTCAAGCAAGAACACAAACATAATTCATTTCCTAGTGACAGGAGAGGAGCTACAAATAATCAGTGACAAGCAAAAAGTTGACTCGCACTCAATGCTTGTTGAAATTATCCCAGAATCTCCAAATGCGATAAAATCCTCCGATTTGAAATTTGTAAATGGATACAAGGCAACCATATCCTATGATACCAGGTATGGTGCAAGCAAAGACGTTTCATTCACATTTGCGTTTTTTGATCCATCTGGAAATCTCGCAAAAGACATCCGGTATGCATACAGCGTAAAGGATTCCTCAGGAAAAGAGTTTGTAGTTAATACTGGAGGAAATCCGAACTTGCTTGGGATAAACGTGCCAAGCGGCGTCGATTCGAGGCTAATCACCATTCCATCAAAAGGAGCGTACACTTTACAACTGATTCTTACCGGCAGCGGATTCCTTGACTTTGACCAGTTTGTTTTAGCAAGTATGCAATTTGACGTAAGCGAAACAAAGGCAGAAACTGCCTCCGTACCGACAACTCAGCCTTCACAAACTATGATTCCTAACTGGATTCGAAGCAACGCAAAATGGTGGGCAGATGGGACAATTGGCGACTCTGACTTTGTCTCAGGAATTCAATATCTGATAAATCAGGGAATTCTAAAGATCCCTCAGACGTCCTCCGGTCCTGCTTCTGATACAAATCAAATCCCCTCATGGGTAAAGAACAACGCAAAATGGTGGGCAGATGGGACAATTGGCGACTCTGACTTTGTCTCAGGAATTCAATATCTTATAAAGCAGGGAATAATTCGAGTTTAG
- a CDS encoding P-II family nitrogen regulator, translated as MIRLEIILPKNEVMPISEALKQINVGGLTVSKKRGRGKNPPPEIHASKGTEVFVPQFGDKYVLEVLIPESMEEQAIRLIRESATQGKIFVHPVLRTVDIKTGVEGEKAI; from the coding sequence TTGATAAGATTAGAAATAATTCTTCCAAAAAACGAAGTAATGCCAATTAGCGAGGCTCTAAAGCAAATCAACGTAGGCGGATTGACAGTTTCAAAAAAAAGAGGTCGAGGCAAGAATCCGCCACCAGAGATTCATGCCTCCAAGGGAACCGAGGTCTTTGTACCCCAGTTTGGTGACAAGTATGTATTAGAAGTGCTCATTCCAGAAAGCATGGAAGAGCAGGCAATCAGGCTAATTAGAGAGAGTGCGACCCAGGGTAAAATTTTCGTCCACCCAGTACTCCGCACAGTAGACATAAAGACAGGAGTAGAAGGGGAAAAAGCAATCTAA
- a CDS encoding ammonium transporter: MPIDSGDTAWILIAGSLVLLMIPALGLFEAGLLRKKNTVSIFMQIFTGLALLSVMWFIFGFSLVFGPDTGGITGNLDYVFLKNVPFNDSLHFAPTIPGVLFAKFQLMFAAITPLLLTGVIAERMKFSSFLLFIAAWSILIYYPLTHWIWGGGWLGALGVYDFAGGIVIHTSVGMGALAAALVLGKRKHYGPAIMVPHSIPIAVLGSSLLWLGWFGFNAGSALASGGVAGNTVIVTHMASSISALIWVGLSWMRTGKPSVVAAINGAIAGLAGITPASGYVSVEHSFVIGIAIGLASYCGVLLIKDRLKIDDALDVSSVHGIAGIIGSLAIGIFASSAINPSGPDGLLFGNPMQLVTQGIGVAVAAVLGFGGTYAILKVLKFLVGIRVSKEVEELGLDMGEHAEQAYAEEEEFKLDDEELKKLHK, translated from the coding sequence GTGCCAATCGATAGTGGTGACACAGCGTGGATACTCATAGCTGGAAGTCTGGTACTGCTAATGATTCCAGCGCTTGGGCTTTTTGAAGCTGGACTATTAAGAAAGAAAAACACTGTTTCAATTTTCATGCAAATATTCACCGGGCTGGCGCTTTTGAGCGTGATGTGGTTCATCTTTGGGTTTAGCTTGGTGTTTGGGCCTGACACTGGAGGTATTACTGGCAATCTTGACTATGTTTTTCTAAAGAACGTCCCTTTTAACGACTCGTTACATTTTGCTCCAACCATCCCCGGCGTGCTTTTTGCAAAATTCCAGCTCATGTTTGCTGCAATCACCCCGCTATTACTGACAGGTGTAATTGCTGAGCGGATGAAGTTTAGCTCATTTCTGTTGTTTATTGCAGCCTGGTCTATTTTGATTTACTATCCGCTGACACACTGGATCTGGGGCGGTGGGTGGCTCGGCGCGCTTGGAGTCTACGACTTTGCAGGAGGCATAGTCATCCACACAAGTGTCGGAATGGGCGCGCTTGCGGCAGCACTAGTTCTTGGAAAAAGAAAACACTATGGCCCGGCAATAATGGTGCCGCATAGCATACCAATTGCAGTCCTGGGCTCATCATTGCTCTGGCTCGGCTGGTTTGGGTTCAACGCTGGAAGTGCTCTTGCGTCAGGCGGTGTTGCAGGAAATACGGTAATTGTGACTCACATGGCATCATCAATCTCTGCACTGATCTGGGTTGGTCTCTCATGGATGAGGACTGGAAAGCCAAGTGTCGTTGCAGCAATAAACGGAGCTATTGCAGGTCTTGCAGGAATCACGCCGGCATCTGGCTATGTGAGCGTGGAGCATTCATTTGTCATTGGAATTGCGATAGGCCTTGCATCGTACTGCGGCGTATTGCTGATCAAGGACAGACTAAAGATTGATGATGCGCTGGATGTAAGCTCTGTACACGGAATTGCCGGCATTATAGGCTCACTTGCGATAGGAATCTTTGCATCCTCTGCAATAAACCCGAGCGGGCCTGACGGCCTTTTGTTTGGCAATCCAATGCAACTTGTGACACAAGGAATTGGTGTTGCAGTTGCGGCAGTGTTAGGATTTGGTGGAACCTATGCCATACTAAAGGTACTCAAGTTTTTGGTTGGAATACGGGTATCAAAGGAAGTGGAGGAGTTGGGACTTGATATGGGAGAACATGCAGAACAGGCATACGCCGAAGAAGAAGAGTTCAAGCTAGACGACGAAGAACTAAAAAAACTGCACAAGTAA
- a CDS encoding CBS domain-containing protein — MKISEFALRDLLPLSLTNTPCVSVQKQSNVQEAIGLLIPYLESMTDSLIVTNGDNKPLGIVGGREIIERVLSNPTYNLFENKVESVMSTQITSVSGTTKLRDVIEEWKQTGRAFSIIPNFIGGYSAISARKLLEIGKSSMTEMTISEMPKKKAITFKVDATVNSIINMMLKHKTRKLLLENSNQFISDRIIIEKIATDFNYLKNINNFLDLPVVDFGFEYAKIITKDLNVNELSSIMFGMMHPYVVYKDQAISPWDICLTLLSEKMQEYA; from the coding sequence TTGAAAATTTCTGAATTTGCGCTAAGAGATCTTTTGCCTTTATCGTTAACGAACACGCCGTGCGTAAGCGTACAAAAACAGAGCAATGTTCAGGAAGCGATTGGACTGCTCATACCGTATTTGGAATCCATGACAGATTCCCTTATTGTCACAAATGGAGATAACAAACCGCTTGGGATCGTAGGCGGTAGGGAGATTATCGAGCGCGTATTATCAAATCCCACCTACAACCTTTTTGAAAACAAGGTAGAAAGTGTAATGTCTACCCAGATAACCAGTGTTTCAGGTACAACAAAGCTCAGAGATGTTATCGAGGAGTGGAAGCAGACGGGTAGAGCTTTTTCCATAATACCAAATTTCATTGGCGGTTATTCTGCAATATCTGCTCGCAAGCTACTTGAGATTGGAAAAAGCTCCATGACGGAAATGACAATATCAGAGATGCCAAAGAAAAAAGCAATCACATTCAAAGTTGATGCAACAGTAAACAGCATCATAAACATGATGTTAAAGCACAAAACTCGAAAGCTGCTCTTGGAAAATTCAAATCAGTTCATAAGCGATCGTATAATTATTGAAAAAATTGCGACCGATTTTAATTATCTGAAAAACATCAATAACTTTCTTGACTTGCCAGTAGTTGATTTTGGCTTTGAATACGCTAAAATAATTACAAAGGATTTGAACGTAAATGAGCTCTCCAGCATCATGTTTGGCATGATGCATCCCTATGTGGTGTACAAGGATCAGGCAATTAGTCCATGGGATATTTGTCTGACTTTGTTATCAGAAAAAATGCAAGAGTATGCCTAG
- a CDS encoding cation:proton antiporter, producing MNIGIELLGDLAYLLITCAAVGALAYILRQPLILGFLVAGMLIGPFGPLGLIKNTDMLNNFSDIAIVLLLFGVGLAFPLSHLKGVGKIGITIAVIEVLAMLGIGFAIGTAFGWNFYDSMFLAAALSISSTAIIIKVLEDTGKMETTSALLLTGILVIEDIIAIVMLSTIHSTVITGSVELPVIMWTLAKIGMFFGVTLTLGIFIVPKIFNLISRLERYEITITFALGLAFGLSFLTYSLGFSAATGAFLAGVIIAGSKFSEDISLLITPTKEIFTAIFFVTIGALMDLTQIGTFWIPVVIITAAVIIGKIFSVYFGMRLFTTSRQYAFGIGLSMAQLGEFSFIVLKTGKDLNVISDMLFPIVGMVVVITTFLGVILVKRGTKIVEVYE from the coding sequence TTGAACATAGGAATTGAGCTCTTAGGGGATTTAGCTTATCTTTTGATCACATGTGCGGCAGTGGGAGCACTTGCTTACATCCTCAGACAACCCCTGATTTTGGGATTTCTGGTAGCAGGCATGTTAATTGGTCCCTTTGGACCGCTTGGCCTAATCAAGAACACGGACATGTTAAACAACTTTTCAGATATTGCAATTGTCCTGCTGTTATTTGGCGTAGGGCTGGCATTTCCACTCTCACATCTCAAAGGAGTTGGAAAGATAGGAATCACGATAGCAGTAATCGAAGTTTTAGCAATGCTTGGAATCGGGTTTGCGATAGGTACCGCATTTGGATGGAACTTTTACGATTCAATGTTTTTGGCAGCAGCACTGTCAATTAGCTCCACCGCAATAATCATCAAAGTATTAGAAGATACAGGCAAGATGGAGACTACTTCTGCACTCTTACTTACAGGAATACTAGTGATTGAGGACATAATTGCAATCGTCATGCTAAGTACAATACATTCTACCGTAATTACTGGCTCAGTGGAGTTGCCAGTAATAATGTGGACGTTGGCAAAAATCGGCATGTTCTTTGGCGTGACCCTGACACTTGGCATATTCATAGTTCCAAAAATATTTAATTTGATTTCAAGGCTGGAGCGATACGAGATCACAATTACATTTGCCTTAGGCCTTGCTTTTGGGCTGTCATTTCTGACATACAGTCTTGGATTTTCGGCAGCCACTGGCGCATTTTTAGCTGGGGTGATAATAGCAGGATCAAAGTTTTCAGAGGACATTTCCCTTCTGATTACTCCAACAAAAGAGATCTTTACTGCGATATTCTTTGTCACGATTGGTGCGCTAATGGACCTTACCCAAATTGGCACGTTTTGGATCCCAGTTGTCATAATTACGGCAGCGGTGATAATTGGAAAAATATTTTCAGTGTACTTTGGAATGAGGTTATTTACCACGTCAAGACAGTATGCGTTTGGAATAGGACTAAGCATGGCACAGCTAGGAGAATTTTCATTTATTGTACTAAAGACCGGAAAGGATCTTAACGTGATTAGCGATATGTTGTTCCCCATAGTCGGCATGGTTGTAGTGATAACTACGTTCCTAGGCGTCATACTTGTCAAAAGGGGAACAAAAATAGTCGAAGTATACGAATAG
- a CDS encoding heme o synthase, translating into MQKAQASSRIKTYYELTKPKIWYLLVFTAFGAALTASNLYHIPISPATWGLMIFGVAAGSAAANTLTNYHDRDIDAIMERTKNRPIPSGRISPPEKARDFGLVLAGISLACAFALSYTVGFWNGVWAGIFMAFGLANNVLVYSHALKRRSRTNIILGGFCGGAPAMIGYAAVTLTGIWDLGLVMAGLVFIWIPMHIWALTLHFKDDYNKVNVPMLTAVQSEKTSARVIAISTLVMVLFSVVPFFLTTQSGQPVMKEIYLYTAIASGALMLLLSFWVIVKPTEKASWMLFKFSSPYLSVLFIALMVDSGFR; encoded by the coding sequence ATGCAAAAAGCTCAGGCTAGTTCAAGAATCAAGACGTATTACGAGCTTACAAAGCCAAAGATCTGGTATTTACTAGTGTTTACTGCGTTTGGGGCAGCGCTTACCGCATCAAACTTGTACCACATTCCAATATCACCTGCCACTTGGGGTTTAATGATATTTGGAGTAGCTGCAGGTTCTGCTGCCGCCAACACCTTGACTAACTATCACGACAGGGACATAGACGCAATAATGGAGAGGACAAAAAATCGCCCCATTCCAAGCGGAAGAATCTCGCCACCTGAAAAAGCACGCGACTTTGGGCTTGTTCTAGCTGGAATCTCCTTGGCATGCGCATTTGCATTATCATATACAGTAGGATTTTGGAATGGCGTCTGGGCTGGAATTTTCATGGCGTTTGGTTTGGCAAACAATGTTTTGGTATACTCTCATGCACTAAAGCGAAGAAGCAGAACAAACATCATACTTGGAGGATTTTGTGGAGGCGCTCCTGCGATGATTGGATATGCAGCTGTAACACTTACTGGGATTTGGGACTTGGGACTAGTCATGGCAGGATTGGTGTTCATTTGGATTCCAATGCACATTTGGGCCTTGACTTTGCATTTTAAGGACGACTACAACAAGGTAAATGTCCCAATGTTAACTGCAGTACAATCTGAAAAAACGTCTGCCAGAGTGATTGCAATTAGCACGTTAGTGATGGTTTTGTTTAGCGTCGTTCCGTTCTTTTTGACCACACAGTCAGGGCAGCCAGTAATGAAAGAGATCTACCTGTATACTGCAATTGCATCAGGCGCACTGATGCTGTTATTGTCGTTTTGGGTCATTGTAAAACCAACTGAAAAAGCGTCGTGGATGCTCTTCAAGTTTTCCAGCCCGTATCTTTCTGTGCTATTTATTGCACTAATGGTCGACTCTGGATTCAGATAG
- a CDS encoding Lrp/AsnC family transcriptional regulator produces the protein MDLTILSELSEDASISIPRLSEKIKVNPSVVYSRIKRLTKRNLIERFTIVVNDKELGYAVKAMTGINMDSKYRDTIIDELFKIKGVREISEVTGRFDIIVTMYAMNLAEMHKLISEGIGSIQGVLASESFIEMKRRTKNMPYNHES, from the coding sequence TTGGATCTTACCATTTTGTCAGAGTTAAGCGAGGATGCATCGATTTCGATTCCAAGACTGTCAGAAAAAATCAAGGTAAATCCATCTGTCGTATACAGCAGAATAAAGCGCCTCACAAAAAGAAACCTAATTGAACGGTTCACGATTGTTGTAAACGATAAAGAATTAGGCTATGCAGTCAAGGCCATGACCGGAATCAACATGGATTCAAAATACCGCGATACCATAATTGACGAATTATTCAAAATCAAGGGAGTAAGGGAGATTTCCGAGGTTACAGGTAGATTTGACATAATCGTAACAATGTATGCGATGAATCTGGCAGAGATGCACAAACTGATATCAGAAGGGATAGGCAGCATACAGGGGGTTTTGGCCTCTGAGAGCTTTATCGAAATGAAGCGTAGGACCAAAAATATGCCTTATAACCACGAATCTTAG
- the asd gene encoding aspartate-semialdehyde dehydrogenase — protein sequence MKIPLVKKRVAILGATGAVGQEFIVSLKDHPWFEVTQLAASERSAGKKYTEAIRDPNSGIVKWQVGGEVPQYVREMMVVSIDQIKTDELDLVFSAVESDAAREIETKFAKELPVVSTSSAYRYDEDVPILIPGINDEQVELIETQRKNRNWKGYVLSLPNCTTTGLAITMKPLYDNYGAKRVFMTSMQAISGAGRSPGVSALDVTDNLIPYIPKEEGKVRIETAKILGKLKDGKIIPADIKVSCTCTRVPVIDGHTESVFVETSVPTKLADVTNKIHEFSDHISVIGLPSAPKDYLVVHQDPTRPQPRIDRELDGGMTTSMGRLEEDQIFENGVKYVLFSHNKKMGSAKGAVLLAEMLYKKGKL from the coding sequence ATGAAAATTCCCCTTGTGAAGAAAAGAGTAGCAATTTTAGGCGCAACTGGCGCAGTTGGCCAAGAATTCATAGTTTCACTAAAGGACCATCCCTGGTTTGAGGTAACACAGCTTGCAGCATCTGAGAGATCTGCTGGCAAAAAGTATACTGAAGCAATAAGGGATCCAAATTCTGGCATAGTAAAATGGCAGGTGGGCGGCGAAGTTCCGCAATACGTCCGAGAAATGATGGTAGTATCAATTGATCAGATAAAAACAGACGAGCTTGACTTGGTGTTTTCCGCAGTTGAAAGCGACGCGGCAAGAGAGATTGAGACCAAGTTCGCAAAGGAGCTTCCAGTGGTCAGTACGTCTTCGGCATACAGATATGACGAGGACGTGCCAATATTGATTCCTGGAATAAACGACGAGCAGGTTGAACTAATTGAAACACAGAGGAAAAACCGCAACTGGAAGGGCTATGTTTTGTCTCTTCCGAACTGCACCACTACAGGTCTTGCCATAACAATGAAGCCGTTATACGACAATTATGGGGCAAAGCGCGTCTTTATGACATCGATGCAGGCAATATCTGGCGCAGGAAGGTCACCTGGCGTTTCTGCCTTGGACGTTACCGATAACCTAATCCCGTACATCCCAAAGGAGGAAGGAAAAGTAAGGATTGAGACTGCCAAGATTTTGGGCAAGCTCAAGGATGGAAAAATTATACCAGCAGACATCAAGGTAAGCTGCACGTGCACAAGAGTGCCAGTAATTGACGGTCACACAGAATCAGTGTTTGTGGAGACGTCAGTCCCAACAAAGCTGGCTGATGTTACAAACAAAATTCATGAATTCTCTGATCACATCAGCGTCATAGGACTCCCATCTGCTCCAAAGGACTATCTTGTCGTACACCAAGATCCAACAAGACCCCAGCCAAGAATTGACAGAGAGTTAGATGGCGGCATGACGACCTCGATGGGAAGATTAGAGGAGGATCAGATATTTGAAAACGGAGTCAAGTACGTGCTGTTTTCACACAACAAAAAAATGGGCTCTGCAAAAGGAGCAGTGCTGCTTGCAGAAATGTTATACAAAAAAGGCAAGCTTTAA
- a CDS encoding pyridoxal phosphate-dependent aminotransferase, with product MKFAKNIASHVPVPHGGLYSIENPNPALVDFSSNVNPLGFPSSVKKLLKIGLQKIPIYPDPNSTNLRKRLSKHIKVPVDNLIIGNGATEIIYNFCQAVITKSTPVLIPIPTFGEYESAVALCGGKIEFFKTMNLNHDISDFIKKIPKNGCIFICNPNNPTGAVLSKNTMLQILRTAKSHSTMVFVDECFMELTQNPKESVIDHAGMGNLFVLQSLTKSFGLAGLRVGYGVGDKKMISVLHNIKIPWNVSGLSQEAAVLALSEKNFLSKTRNLIKKEHVFLKSSISKINGFSCLDSSTNFILIRTKTSSKTLQKRLLKKNILIRDCSTFRGLDESYIRIAIKTRKENTKLILALEESK from the coding sequence GTGAAGTTTGCCAAAAACATAGCAAGCCATGTTCCAGTACCACACGGTGGTCTGTATTCAATTGAGAACCCAAATCCCGCCCTTGTGGATTTTAGCTCAAACGTAAACCCGCTGGGGTTTCCATCATCTGTCAAAAAACTGCTAAAAATTGGCCTGCAAAAAATCCCGATATACCCTGATCCCAACTCAACAAACCTTAGAAAGCGACTCTCAAAACACATCAAAGTACCAGTTGATAATCTGATAATAGGAAACGGTGCAACTGAGATTATCTATAATTTCTGCCAGGCAGTAATAACCAAAAGCACGCCAGTTCTGATTCCGATCCCGACATTTGGGGAATATGAATCGGCAGTGGCTCTTTGTGGAGGAAAAATTGAGTTTTTCAAAACAATGAACTTGAATCATGATATTTCTGATTTTATTAAAAAGATTCCAAAAAATGGCTGCATTTTCATTTGCAATCCGAACAACCCAACTGGCGCTGTTTTATCAAAAAACACAATGCTGCAGATTTTGCGCACAGCAAAAAGCCATTCCACAATGGTATTTGTTGATGAATGCTTTATGGAACTAACACAAAATCCAAAAGAATCCGTAATTGATCATGCGGGTATGGGAAACCTCTTTGTCTTACAATCACTTACAAAATCATTTGGCCTTGCAGGACTGCGTGTGGGATACGGAGTTGGAGACAAAAAAATGATATCTGTTTTACACAACATCAAGATCCCATGGAATGTTAGCGGCCTGTCGCAGGAAGCAGCAGTTCTTGCACTATCTGAGAAAAACTTTCTCTCAAAGACAAGAAATCTGATAAAAAAAGAACATGTTTTTCTAAAGAGTTCAATTTCAAAGATAAATGGTTTTTCCTGTCTTGATAGCTCAACTAATTTTATTTTGATCAGGACAAAAACAAGCTCAAAAACGCTACAAAAAAGACTCTTGAAAAAAAACATTCTGATTCGCGACTGTAGTACATTTCGTGGCCTAGATGAAAGCTATATTCGAATAGCAATTAAAACACGCAAGGAAAACACAAAACTGATTCTGGCACTGGAGGAATCAAAATGA